In Streptomyces nojiriensis, one genomic interval encodes:
- a CDS encoding 4-alpha-glucanotransferase: MPARTKERPQMDDLARLAAQYGVATDYRPAADVTVPVPEATVRAVLGLLGVVTGDAASIRAGAESAAREAAGRLLPPTVVLWQGERMAPEPAGLPPGTRVRVVAEETGEALAWGPALPLGVHRLIAEAPDGRSAEATLVVAPERAPAAPERAHGLLVQLYSLLSERSWGMGDLGDLAELARWAGRTHGAGFIQVNPLHAAVPGAPTDPSPYRPSSRRFPDPVHLRIEDVPEYADCPDRRALDELAVRGGELRRQVLEKGALIDRDAVWELKRSALELLYAVPRTPEREAAYRAFCAEQGAPLDVHAAWCAGHAGEADPKERADFHRWLVWLTDGQLAAAQRVAREAGMAVGIVHDLAVGVHPQGSDVFGSSCYAPHISVGAPPDAFNARGQDWGLPPWRPDVLAATGYAPFRSLLRGVFRYAGALRIDHVMGLFRLWWIPEGTPPAEGAYVSYDGEAMLAILVLEAHRAGALVIGEDLGTVEPRVRQELARRGVLGTSVLWFERDWDGAGDPLAARAWRADCLATVTTHDLPPTAAKLAGGHVELRDRLGLLTRPAELERAEDAADTAEWLELLDGLGLDTKGEEAAVRALYAFLLRTPARLVGVWLPDAVGDRRPQNLPGTWDQYPNWRLPVADAAGRPLTLEELVSSPRANALLSAVGEGARSRTAPPGARPV, from the coding sequence ATGCCCGCACGCACGAAGGAGCGCCCGCAGATGGACGACCTGGCCCGGCTCGCTGCCCAGTACGGAGTCGCCACCGACTACCGGCCCGCCGCGGACGTCACCGTCCCGGTGCCGGAGGCCACCGTCAGGGCGGTCCTCGGACTGCTGGGGGTGGTCACCGGCGACGCGGCGAGCATCCGGGCGGGCGCCGAGTCCGCCGCGCGGGAGGCGGCCGGGCGGCTGCTGCCGCCCACGGTGGTGCTCTGGCAGGGGGAACGGATGGCTCCGGAGCCCGCCGGGCTGCCCCCGGGCACCCGGGTGCGGGTGGTGGCGGAGGAGACGGGGGAGGCGCTCGCGTGGGGCCCCGCTCTGCCGCTGGGCGTCCACCGGCTCATCGCCGAGGCGCCCGACGGGCGCAGCGCCGAGGCCACCCTGGTCGTGGCCCCGGAGCGGGCCCCGGCCGCGCCCGAGCGGGCCCACGGGCTGCTCGTCCAGCTCTACTCCCTGCTCTCCGAACGCTCCTGGGGCATGGGCGACCTCGGCGACCTCGCGGAGCTCGCCCGCTGGGCGGGCCGTACCCATGGCGCCGGTTTCATCCAGGTCAACCCGCTGCACGCGGCCGTGCCCGGGGCCCCGACCGACCCCTCCCCGTACCGGCCGTCCTCGCGGCGCTTCCCGGACCCGGTCCACCTGCGGATCGAGGACGTCCCCGAATACGCCGACTGCCCCGACCGCCGGGCCCTCGACGAGCTCGCCGTCCGCGGTGGGGAACTGCGCCGCCAGGTCCTGGAGAAGGGCGCGCTGATCGACCGGGACGCCGTCTGGGAACTCAAGCGGTCCGCCCTGGAGCTGCTGTACGCCGTCCCGCGCACCCCCGAGCGCGAGGCCGCCTACCGGGCGTTCTGCGCCGAACAGGGAGCGCCGCTGGACGTGCACGCCGCCTGGTGCGCCGGGCACGCGGGGGAGGCGGACCCGAAGGAGCGGGCCGACTTCCACCGCTGGCTGGTCTGGCTGACGGACGGCCAGCTCGCCGCCGCCCAGCGGGTCGCCCGGGAGGCCGGCATGGCGGTCGGCATCGTCCACGACCTCGCGGTCGGGGTGCACCCGCAGGGTTCCGACGTCTTCGGGTCGTCCTGCTACGCCCCGCACATCTCGGTCGGGGCCCCGCCGGACGCCTTCAACGCCCGCGGCCAGGACTGGGGGCTGCCGCCGTGGCGTCCGGACGTGCTGGCCGCCACCGGCTACGCCCCCTTCCGGTCCCTGCTGCGCGGGGTGTTCCGCTATGCGGGAGCCCTGCGGATCGACCACGTGATGGGTCTGTTCCGGCTCTGGTGGATCCCGGAGGGGACCCCGCCCGCGGAGGGCGCGTACGTCAGCTACGACGGCGAGGCCATGCTGGCGATCCTGGTCCTGGAGGCCCACCGGGCGGGCGCGCTCGTCATCGGCGAGGACCTCGGGACGGTGGAGCCGCGGGTCCGTCAGGAGCTGGCCCGGCGCGGGGTGCTCGGTACCTCGGTGCTCTGGTTCGAGCGGGACTGGGACGGCGCCGGGGACCCGCTGGCCGCGCGGGCCTGGCGGGCCGACTGCCTGGCCACCGTCACCACGCACGACCTGCCTCCCACGGCCGCCAAGCTCGCCGGGGGCCATGTGGAACTGCGCGACCGGCTAGGCCTGCTGACCCGCCCGGCGGAGCTGGAGCGCGCCGAGGACGCCGCGGACACCGCCGAGTGGCTGGAGCTGCTGGACGGGCTGGGGCTGGACACCAAGGGCGAGGAGGCCGCCGTACGGGCCCTGTACGCCTTCCTGCTGCGCACCCCCGCGCGGCTGGTCGGCGTATGGCTGCCGGACGCGGTGGGGGACCGGCGGCCGCAGAACCTGCCGGGCACCTGGGACCAGTACCCCAATTGGCGGCTGCCGGTCGCCGATGCCGCCGGGCGGCCGCTGACCCTGGAGGAGCTGGTGTCCTCGCCCCGGGCGAACGCCCTGCTGAGCGCGGTGGGGGAGGGTGCACGTTCTCGTACGGCACCCCCGGGCGCGCGCCCGGTTTAG
- a CDS encoding beta-N-acetylglucosaminidase domain-containing protein, with product MQLRGRRRNTAAAVAVIGTLLGGAVSSAPPGTFAAPTAPDRPAPGANPGATPVAAAAGPVLDPGADTPRAASEGPAVWPRPQSMSADPARELPLGTEAVLVAAADADPYAVRVVRDALRAAGVRTVHELAPGAPLPARGTVVRLQDADAEQALRALGAAAPSDLPTGGYRLAAGRHAGRDTIALAGMGAEGLFHAAQTLRQLLASGGGKMPGVLVRDWPAAPVRGITEGFYGQPWTQEQRLAQLDFMGRTKQNRLLIAPGDDTYRTTGWRQDYPQEQQAEFRALAERARANQVVLAWAVTPGQSMCLSSEADRAALARKLDAMWDLGFRAFQVQFQDVSYTEWGCKADRERYGKGPAAAAKAHAEVAGGLAAHLAARYPGAPALSLLPTEYYQEGATTYRTALAGALDPRVEVAWTGVGVVPRTITGKELAGARSALGHPLITMDNYPVNDWDPGRIFLGPYAGREPAVAGGSAALLANAMPQGTLSRIPLFTAADFAWNPRGYRPGESWAAAVRDLTGADSRSRQAVAALAGNTASSGLKQEESAYLKPLVEQFWKARAAGDPAAGTELRKAFTVLREAKDRLPALSGEAGPWLERLARYGAAGELAVDVLQAQARGDGTAAWKASRSLAEVRATLAQPGSARVDKAVLDPFLTKAVAEADAWTGIARKTGTVTKEAEAWTVQLDAPRPLSAVTVMTDPLPAGARGAAVEVHVPGEGWRKVADAAASGWTQVDTAGLRADAVRLSWAGTGSAPAVHQVVPWFGDGPRARFELADGAAADAEIGGAAQRVSAQLSALGPGEVRGPLSARPPAGIEVRLPQVAVAPRGGQVSIPLEVSVAAGTPAGSYQVPVTFDGESRTLTVRAVAKTGGPDLLRAARATSSANETSAFPASAAIDGSAATRWSSPAVDGAWWRAELPAPARVGRLELHWQDAYPSAYRVETSADGVTWRPAAAVTASRGGHESLRMDAPDTRFLRITCETRATRYGCSLWSAEAYAVTP from the coding sequence GTGCAGCTCAGGGGTAGGAGGCGGAACACCGCCGCCGCTGTGGCGGTGATCGGCACACTGCTGGGCGGCGCCGTGTCCTCCGCGCCACCCGGGACGTTCGCGGCGCCCACCGCACCGGACCGCCCGGCGCCCGGGGCCAACCCCGGAGCGACCCCCGTGGCCGCCGCGGCCGGGCCGGTCCTCGACCCGGGTGCCGACACCCCCCGGGCGGCCTCCGAGGGCCCCGCCGTGTGGCCCCGGCCGCAGTCGATGTCCGCCGATCCGGCGCGCGAGCTGCCGCTGGGCACCGAGGCCGTACTCGTCGCGGCGGCCGACGCCGATCCGTACGCCGTCCGGGTGGTGCGGGACGCCCTGCGCGCGGCGGGCGTACGGACCGTCCACGAGCTCGCCCCCGGCGCTCCGCTGCCCGCACGGGGCACCGTCGTACGCCTCCAGGACGCGGACGCGGAACAGGCGCTGCGGGCGCTCGGCGCGGCCGCGCCGTCGGACCTGCCGACCGGGGGTTACCGGCTGGCCGCGGGCCGCCACGCCGGCCGGGACACGATCGCGCTGGCCGGCATGGGCGCGGAAGGACTCTTCCACGCGGCGCAGACGCTGCGCCAACTACTCGCGTCGGGCGGCGGGAAGATGCCCGGCGTGCTGGTGCGGGACTGGCCGGCCGCACCGGTGCGCGGGATAACCGAGGGCTTCTACGGGCAGCCGTGGACCCAGGAACAGCGCCTCGCGCAGCTGGACTTCATGGGCCGCACCAAGCAGAACCGGCTGCTCATAGCCCCCGGCGACGACACGTACCGCACGACGGGCTGGCGCCAGGACTACCCGCAGGAGCAGCAGGCGGAATTCCGTGCGCTGGCCGAACGGGCCCGCGCCAACCAGGTCGTCCTGGCCTGGGCGGTGACCCCGGGGCAGTCGATGTGCCTGTCCTCGGAGGCCGACCGGGCGGCGCTCGCGCGCAAGCTGGACGCCATGTGGGACCTCGGCTTCCGCGCCTTCCAGGTGCAGTTCCAGGACGTCAGCTACACCGAGTGGGGCTGCAAGGCCGACCGGGAGCGGTACGGGAAGGGCCCGGCGGCGGCCGCGAAGGCGCACGCGGAGGTCGCGGGCGGACTGGCGGCACACCTGGCCGCCCGGTACCCGGGAGCGCCCGCGCTCTCGCTGCTGCCGACGGAGTACTACCAGGAAGGCGCCACCACCTACCGGACGGCCCTGGCGGGCGCGCTGGACCCGCGGGTGGAGGTGGCCTGGACGGGCGTGGGCGTGGTGCCGCGCACGATCACGGGCAAGGAGCTGGCCGGCGCCCGCTCCGCCCTGGGGCACCCGCTGATCACCATGGACAACTACCCGGTGAACGACTGGGATCCGGGCCGGATCTTCCTCGGCCCGTACGCGGGCCGCGAGCCGGCGGTCGCGGGCGGTTCGGCGGCGCTGCTGGCCAACGCGATGCCGCAGGGCACCCTGTCGCGGATCCCGCTCTTCACGGCGGCGGACTTCGCGTGGAATCCGCGCGGCTACCGGCCCGGCGAGTCCTGGGCGGCGGCGGTGCGGGACCTGACGGGCGCCGACTCCCGCTCGCGCCAGGCGGTGGCGGCGCTGGCCGGGAACACCGCGTCGTCCGGGCTCAAGCAGGAGGAGTCGGCGTATCTGAAGCCGCTGGTCGAGCAGTTCTGGAAGGCCCGCGCCGCGGGTGATCCGGCGGCCGGGACCGAACTGCGCAAGGCGTTCACGGTCCTGCGCGAGGCCAAGGACCGGCTGCCGGCCCTGTCGGGCGAGGCGGGTCCCTGGCTGGAGCGCCTGGCGCGCTACGGGGCGGCGGGCGAACTGGCGGTGGACGTCCTGCAGGCCCAGGCCCGCGGGGACGGGACGGCCGCGTGGAAGGCCTCCCGGTCCCTGGCCGAGGTCCGGGCGACGCTGGCGCAGCCGGGATCGGCCCGCGTGGACAAGGCCGTCCTGGACCCCTTCCTGACGAAGGCGGTGGCCGAGGCCGACGCCTGGACCGGCATCGCCCGCAAGACCGGCACGGTGACCAAGGAGGCCGAGGCCTGGACCGTACAGCTGGACGCCCCGCGCCCGCTGTCGGCGGTGACCGTGATGACCGACCCGCTCCCCGCCGGGGCGCGGGGGGCCGCGGTGGAGGTGCACGTACCCGGCGAGGGCTGGCGCAAGGTCGCCGACGCCGCGGCCTCGGGCTGGACCCAGGTGGACACGGCCGGGTTGCGCGCGGACGCGGTGCGCCTGTCCTGGGCCGGGACCGGGTCCGCGCCCGCGGTGCACCAGGTGGTGCCGTGGTTCGGGGACGGCCCGCGGGCCCGCTTCGAGCTGGCGGACGGGGCGGCGGCCGACGCCGAGATCGGCGGCGCCGCGCAGCGGGTCTCGGCGCAGCTGTCCGCGCTGGGTCCGGGCGAGGTCCGCGGACCTCTGTCGGCGCGGCCGCCGGCGGGTATCGAGGTCCGCCTTCCGCAGGTCGCGGTGGCCCCGCGGGGCGGCCAGGTGTCGATCCCGCTGGAGGTCAGCGTCGCCGCGGGCACCCCGGCGGGCAGCTACCAGGTGCCGGTGACCTTCGACGGGGAGTCACGCACCCTGACGGTGCGTGCGGTGGCCAAGACCGGCGGGCCCGATCTGCTGCGGGCCGCGCGGGCGACCTCCTCGGCGAACGAGACCTCCGCCTTCCCGGCCTCGGCGGCCATCGACGGCTCCGCGGCCACCCGCTGGTCGTCCCCGGCGGTGGACGGCGCGTGGTGGCG